The genomic segment AAGCTCCAGACACCGGCGAACTTTCTGATCGCGTCGCTGGCCGTCACGGACCTTCTGGTGTCGGTGCTCGTGATGCCCATTTGCGTGCTGTACACGGTCACTCGCGAGTGGACCCTCGGCCAGGTCATCTGCGACATCTGGCTGTCCTCAGACATAACCTGTTGCACCGCGTCCATACTTCACCTCTGCGTAATCGCCTTGGATCGATACTGGGCAATAACGGACGCGGTCGAGTACGCCAAGAAACGCACCCAGGCGCGCGCCGCGGGGATGGTGGCGACCGCCTGGATCATCGCCATCTCCATCTCCCTGCCGCCTTTCTTCTGGCGACAGGTAAAGGCAGGGGAGCTGACCACCTGCTCGGTCAACACGGATCACATCTTTTACACCATCTACTCCACTTTTGGGGCTTTCTACATCCCTACGCTGCTGCTCATCGCCCTGTACGGGAGGATTTACGTGGAGGCGAGGAAGCGCATTTTGAAGCAGTCGCCCAAAAAACCGGGCAAAAGACTCACCTCTGCACATCTGAGCACTAATTCGCCCGCTTCGGTGGCTTCGACTTCGCCTTTGCATTGCGGAAGGCAGGACCTTTGCTCGGACAGCGGGTCTCTGGGCAGTGACAATCAAATTAGAGTAACTGTGTCCGATTCACTTCTGGAGAAAAAGAGAATATCGGCTGCGCGCGAGAGGAAAGCCACCAAAACCCTGGGCATTATATTAGGAGCTTATATTGTGTGCTGGCTGCCGTTTTTCATTTACACACTGTTGATTCCCCTCTGTTCGTCTTGCTTTTCCCCAGAACTCTTTGACTTTTTCACTTGGCTTGGCTACGTCAACTCACTCATCAATCCTATAATATACACCATGTCTAATGATGACTTTAAAAAGGCTTTTCATAAAGTCATAAGTTTTAGATGTTGCAGACGATAGGAAAAATAAGTAGACCCATAAGGGATAATGATCAGTCAGTCATTATCATTATCGCAAGTGATATCACGGcactgttgaatgcttgattctcaTTGGCTGACAGACGTCCATCTAAGGTGTTGATTGTTGCTCTGTACCTGCAGAGCTGAAGCAGTTCCAGCTCATTAAAGTCCTGTATCACTTTGCCACATTAATTTATGGACAGagcaaaaaaaggaaacaaataatatgaatgaCAGGCGACTggataaaattatttacattacattttttctaTTCTAATTAATCTAATAGCTGCATTGCTTGTAATTATGCTTCTGCCTATTAACACTGAGAGCCGCAGCAGACGCAGGTTATCACGCACAACCAGAAACACACACCCGCGCGCGCGCTCCCGCCCTCTCTTGTTCTctgtcacagacacacacacccttGGTCACACCAATAACTGCTTAGAAAAACCCGGAGTCTGTTACTAGTTAAAAAAGTGACACTTTCGAATAGCTAACGATGGCTTGGTTTGTTTCTAATCAGTAAAAAAATCCAGGGataaaaaccttaatatatatatatatatatatatatatatatatatatatatatatatatatatatatatatatatatatatatatatatatatatatatatatatgtgtgtgtgtgtgtgtgtgtgtgtgtatgaagagttcagatgcaaaaaaaaattcaataaaaaaaaatgatgacattTTCTCCTAAAATTTGCATTTTCTCAGCCTCCCATGTTTATGTTAACACGCAAGAGTTGgagaaaaaagctcattttagaataaaatatcaAGCGGCATGTAGAGGTTCCTGCATCTAAACTCTCTCCCTCtccttgtatatatatatatatatatatatatatatatatatatatatatatatatatatatatatatatatatatatatatatataataaaatctgaAACATTGTAGTAAAGTGAATAAATCTAGATTTATGAGGCATTTACATACAGGGTAAATTATTAAGTGTAAAACAACATTGTGACTGCACATTACACATTGCAAACGATTTTATCAAGTAAATGGTCCCCTTTCGAACATGAATCTGGGTTTTGCAATGCAAATTGAACCAAACTAACAACAATTCAAACACGGATTTTGAAGTAAAACTGTGGTTACACATAAAAATGAATTCAtcaaccaaaaaatatatatatatggttacacttttactattaaaaaaagcAATTTATTTAAGTAAGTGTGTGCAGCCTTTTTTCCCTAAAGAGGTTACATTAGCATAGAATTGATGTCCTACAAATCATACTTTATCTTAATCCTAAGCCTAGATAATCTGACTGCAAACATAATTTCTTACAAAGCTACGTAAATAATTGACCaggcaaaaatttaaataaataaaggcataaTTAAGTTAATAGTAGAATAGCAGAGCTAGAAAAACAATGGTCAATCTGACTGagcaatcagaatcaagtattccagagatcCGTGTCTTTACGTGAGCCTGGTTGAACAAAGTCGCAGGCAACTCCTTCAAAACAGAACAAGTACAATAACTTTGGAGTCTGTTATAGTGCTTTGACAGCTTGTGGTCAACCAGTTGCTAatgaataatgcaaaaaaaaagtgtaaaaaagctTCATTGTCTTTATTCTTAATCAAATGTACAATTAAATTTCTCTCATGTGATCACTGCCTATAGCTGCTGACTGATCCTAAACTTAATAAATAAGTTGGGTAATCCATTTTCTCGTGCTCCCATCCAGTACACGTCTTTCTTCCTGTCTTCTGGTTGATTAAGCAGTATGAGTTACTTACAAAAGTGCATGCTTACCTCACGCTTAAATAATGAATGCAGGCCTATTAATGAGAGATCCATGTACTTAAATCTATTATTAATATCACTCTCATTGCCCATGTTCCTGAAATACGAATGTTGGCGAGAAATCATCGTTTCCACTCACTGAGCATTACGAAATGAGACCAAGCGGTGGGAATATATACACTGAGGTCAAGTGCTCACTGTACAAACAACCGAGTTCAAGAGCAACAGAGTTAAACTGACCAACCCAAGTGAATTGAGACCTACTTCTAACCATATTGATTCACCTTCTGCTCATAAGTCATATTATCTGTCACTTGGCATGCAGTGTGAGAGATCACAGAGTAACTGAGAATGACACGTCTACCGCAGGAGGTGAGTAATACGTCAAAGACGCATCAGAAAAGGGCTGAGGGAGAGATATCGAACCATCAAGCCCATATGAAGGTGACAGGGAAGGATCACTGCAAAGCTGTAGCGTTGTGTGAAAAGGCACGTTTGATATTTCCCAGAATTCAGTTTTTCCCACCCCTACAATCAGCCCATGTTTCCTTCAACCCTGCTTTTTCTATGTGTAGTCCTGGGGGATATTGATTTGGTTATCATGCTGTAAAAACCTCCAACAGCAGCCACTAAAATTGGGGACATTTTTAAGCAGGGGGCCAATGAACTAGAAACTGACATGGATATCAACATGCTGATGTTTTCGCTGGGATTTGGACTTCCAGATTGAAGACCCTTTTAATGTCTGCGAATCTGATGCGAGGCCTAATTTTATACCATTACAGCTTGAATGCTTAATGCCATGCAAACACCTGCAATAAGTGTAAGCTGTCTCCTCAGAAGCGTTTAACAGTGAATCAC from the Danio rerio strain Tuebingen ecotype United States chromosome 17, GRCz12tu, whole genome shotgun sequence genome contains:
- the htr1b gene encoding 5-hydroxytryptamine receptor 1B, with the translated sequence MERSGYFKPTPAHFEVLNSSTGTNVTLTPKTDEKQESFAFQVTLSSVLGLITLATILSNAFVIATISQSRKLQTPANFLIASLAVTDLLVSVLVMPICVLYTVTREWTLGQVICDIWLSSDITCCTASILHLCVIALDRYWAITDAVEYAKKRTQARAAGMVATAWIIAISISLPPFFWRQVKAGELTTCSVNTDHIFYTIYSTFGAFYIPTLLLIALYGRIYVEARKRILKQSPKKPGKRLTSAHLSTNSPASVASTSPLHCGRQDLCSDSGSLGSDNQIRVTVSDSLLEKKRISAARERKATKTLGIILGAYIVCWLPFFIYTLLIPLCSSCFSPELFDFFTWLGYVNSLINPIIYTMSNDDFKKAFHKVISFRCCRR